In a genomic window of Xenopus laevis strain J_2021 chromosome 5S, Xenopus_laevis_v10.1, whole genome shotgun sequence:
- the tmem63a.S gene encoding transmembrane protein 63A S homeolog (The RefSeq protein has 3 substitutions compared to this genomic sequence) — protein sequence MESLSFKLASNSSSFSYWISGPLFNQSNDSQSTCFSGPIGSTVLQGVTFGGIPTVLVLDVACFVFLLLAFASIRKYFWDYGRVALVYDADSSPHSRYRRLSSSSSSEELERDNGFCYWMMSTFQMNDEDIYHRCGEDATHYLSFQRHIICLLIIASILSVGIILPVNLTGNLLDKDPMSFGRTTIANLQHHDRLLWLHTVVAVVYLILTVVFMRHHISAIKYKEENMVKQTLFITGLPKNVNKETIDLHFSEAYPSCQVEEVHLCYDVADLIRLSRERKKAEKNLAYFTNLLNKTGERVSINPKPCGQFCCCVVRGCEKEDAIEHYSKVRDKVMDEFARKQEVVHDVSLGIAFVTFADKSMSTFILKDFNAVKCIGYRCANETQPSSYSKQLGTSKWSVTYATYPENICWGNLSLQGAKWWARCLGINFCLFIVLFFLTTPAIIISTIDKFNVTKPIQDLNNPVISQFFPTLMLWSFSALLPTIVYYSTIFEAHWTKSAENRIMMHKVYIFLIFMVLILPSLGLTSLDFFFRWLFDRALDQQGSVRLECVFLPDQGAFFVNYVIASAFIGNGMELMRLPGLILYTIRMIMAKSAGERRNIKQNQAFEYEFGAMYAWMLCVFTVVMAYSITCPIIVPFGLIYLLLKHMVDRHNLYYAYLPTKLDKKIHFSAVRQALTAPILCLMWLFFYSFLRMGFTAPSTLFSLIILLITILICLLYTCFGCFRHLNPMNYKIEEKSEGQADTPEEVQPRKAAMYVPYVLLSAPSEQTKLDSQDHQTYGTLEETDVAFYTEEQTAQLVDYDAS from the exons ATGGAGTCCCTTTCTTTCAAACTTGCGTCAAACTCCTCATCCTTCTCCTACTGGATCAGTGGTCCCCTTTTTAACCAGTCAAATGACAGCCAGTCAACCTGTTTCAGCGGGCCTATAGGGAGCACAGTGCTGCAGGGAGTGACGTTTGGAGGGATCCCTACAGTGTTGGTGCTGGATGTTGCTtgttttgtg TTTCTGCTGTTGGCATTTGCCAGCATACGGAAGTATTTCTGGGATTATGGCAGGGTTGCCCTGGTGTATGATGCTGACAG CTCTCCGCACTCCCGGTACCGGAGACTCTCCTCATCCTCCAGCAGCGAAGAACTTGAAAGGGACAAT GGTTTTTGCTACTGGATGATGTCTACTTTCCAAATGAA CGATGAAGATATCTATCACAGATGTGGAGAAGATGCCACTCACTACCTCTCTTTCCAGCGCCACATAATCTGCCTGCTTATTATCGCCAGCATCCTCTCCGTGGGCATCATCCTCCCGGTGAACTTGACTGGAAATTTACTTG ACAAAGACCCCATGAGCTTCGGGAGGACCACAATTGCAAACCTTCAGCATCA TGATCGCCTCCTGTGGCTGCACACAGTGGTTGCAGTTGTATATCTGATTCTCACAGTGGTTTTCATGCGCCATCACATTTCTGCTATTAAGTACAAGGAAGAAAATATG GTGAAGCAGACCCTTTTCATCACTGGACTGCCCAAAAACGTAAATAAAGAGACCATAGACCTGCACTTTAG TGAGGCGTATCCGAGCTGCCAAGTGGAAGAGGTTCACCTGTGCTATGACGTTGCAGACCTGATCCGTCTTTCCCGAGAGAG gaaaaaggcagaaaaaaatttGGCATATTTTACCAATCTGCTTAACAAGACTGGGGAAAGAGTTTCAATAAATCCGAAGCCCTGCGGGCAGTTCTGTTGCTGTGTTGTCCGTGGATGTGAAAAG GAGGATGCTATTGAGTACTACTCTAAAGTTAGAGATAAAGTGATGGACGAGTTTGCAAGAAAGCAGGAGGTGGTTCATGATGTTTCTTTGGGAATTGCGTTTGTTACATTTGCAGACAAATCAATGTCGACTTT CATTCTGAAAGATTTCAATGCTGTAAAATGTAGTGGATACCGGTGCGCAAATGAAACCCAGCCATCGTCCTACAGCAAAAAGTTGGGCACATCCAAGTGGAGTGTGACTTACGCCACCTACCCAGAAAATATATgctg gggaaacctcTCATTACAGGGTGCAAAGTGGTGGGCCCGATGTTTGGGCATCAACTTTTGCCTCTTTATTGTGCTCTTCTTTCTAACAACACCAGCCATTATTATATCTACCATAGACAAATTCAACGTCACCAAACCTATCCAGGACCTAAAT AACCCTGTGATCAGCCAGTTCTTCCCCACTCTCATGCTGTGGTCATTCTCCGCCCTGTTACCCACTATTGTATATTACTCCACTATATTTGAGGCTCACTGGACAAA ATCTGCAGAGAACAGGATCATGATGCATAAAGTGTACATCTTCCTCATTTTCATGGTTCTCATCCTGCCATCTCTGGGACTCACCAG TTTAGACTTCTTTTTCCGCTGGTTGTTTGACAGAGCACTGGATCAGCAAGGTTCCGTCAGGCTGGA ATGTGTATTCCTTCCTGATCAAGGGGCCTTCTTTGTAAATTATGTGATCGCTTCTGCTTTTATCGGTAATGGCATGGAGCTAATGCGCCTCCCGGGTCTCATCTTGTACACCATTCGCATGATCATGGCCAAGTCTGCTGGAGAGAGGCGCAATATTAAACAG AACCAAGCCTTTGAGTATGAATTTGGAGCAATGTACGCCTGGATGCTCTGCGTGTTCACTGTTGTTATGGCATACAGTATCACTTGCCCGATCATCGTACCCTTTG ggcTGATCTACCTGCTGCTCAAACATATGGTGGATAGACACAACCTTTACTATGCCTACCTGCCCACCAAGCTGGATAAGAAAATTCACTTTTCTGCCGTGCGCCAGGCATTGACGGCCCCCATTCTTTGCCTAATGTGGCTCTTCTTTTACTCCTTTTTGCGAATGG gGTTTACGGCTCCATCAACACTATTCTCCCTAATCATTCTGCTCATAACTATTTTGATCTGCCTGCTTTATACCTGTTTTGGCTGCTTCAGGCACCTGAACCCAATGAATTATAAG